One segment of Panicum virgatum strain AP13 chromosome 3K, P.virgatum_v5, whole genome shotgun sequence DNA contains the following:
- the LOC120699847 gene encoding protein spotted leaf 11-like: MAGDGGAAAERVAAAVEAAAAGGWEFRNAYRRQLLALSRRIRLLGPFAEELREARRGPTDAGKERERERALAPLADALEKALDLLRLGRDGSRIFLVLERDNVLKKFQGVIAQLEQALCDFPYDKLDISDEVREQVELVHAQLRRAKERADMPDDEFYNDVLSLYNKSYDPSAELDILERLSEKLHLMTITDLTHESLALHEMVASGGGQDPGEHIEKMSMLLKKMKDFVQTQNPEMGPPIVTKLMDSNGEPRPVNIPDEFRCPISLELMKDPVIVATGQTYERACIEKWLASGHHTCPNTQQRMTNTTLTPNYVLRSLIAQWCEANGIEPPKRSSQPNKPTSACSSSERANIDALLSQLCSHDPEEQRSAAAELRLLAKRNANNRICIAEAGAIPLLLSLLSSSDLRTQEHAVTALLNLSIHEDNKASIISSGAVPSIVHVLKNGSMQARENAAATLFSLSVIDEYKVTIGGTGAIPALVVLLSEGSQRGKKDAAAALFNLCIYQGNKGRAIRAGLVPLIMGLVTNPTGALMDEAMAILSILSSHPEGKAAIGAAEPVPVLVEMIGSGSPRNRENAAAVMLHLCSGEQQLVHLARAQECRIMVPLRELALNGTERGKRKAVLLLERMSRFLVQQQEEKEAQLLASAQAIPRIAEQVQETDIPEQLDSPSPQYPMVA; the protein is encoded by the exons atggccggcgacggcggggccgccgcggagagggtggcggcggccgtggaggcggcggcggcgggcggctgggAGTTCCGGAACGCGTACCGGCGCCAGCTCCTGGCGCTGTCGCGCCGGATTCGGCTCCTCGGTCCCTTCGCGGAGGAGCTCCGGGAGGCGCGCCGGGGCCCCACGGACGCGGGgaaggagcgggagcgggagcgggcgcTGGCGCCGCTCGCCGACGCGCTGGAGAAGGCGCTCGACCTGCTCCGGCTCGGCCGCGACGGGAGCAGGATCTTCCTG GTCCTTGAGAGGGATAATGTACTGAAGAAGTTTCAAGGAGTAATTGCTCAGCTAGAGCAAGCTTTGTGTGATTTTCCATACGATAAATTGGATATATCAGATGAAGTTAGAGAGCAG GTTGAGTTAGTGCATGCACAGCTCAGAAGAGCAAAAGAACGGGCAGACATGCCTGATGATGAGTTCTACAATGACGTACTGTCTCTGTATAACAAGAGCTATGACCCAAGTGCTGAACTGGATATCCTTGAAAGATTGTCAGAAAAGTTACACCTGATGACCATCACTGATCTCACACACGAATCGCTTGCTTTGCATGAGATGGTGGCATCTGGTGGTGGTCAGGATCCAGGAGAACACATTGAGAAAATGTCAATGCTATTGAAGAAGATGAAGGACTTTGTGCAAACTCAAAACCCTGAGATGGGGCCGCCAATAGTTACCAAGCTAATGGATTCCAACGGGGAGCCAAGGCCTGTAAACATTCCTGATGAGTTCCGGTGTCCAATTTCTCTTGAGCTAATGAAAGATCCTGTTATTGTTGCTACTGGCCAG ACATATGAGCGGGCATGCATCGAGAAGTGGCTAGCTTCTGGGCACCATACTTGTCCAAATACTCAGCAGAGGATGACAAACACAACACTGACACCGAACTATGTTCTTAGAAGTCTTATTGCCCAGTGGTGCGAGGCCAACGGGATTGAGCCACCCAAACGTTCATCGCAACCTAACAAGCCTACATCAGCATGCTCTTCGAGCGAACGTGCTAACATCGATGCTCTTCTGTCCCAATTATGCTCTCATGATCCTGAGGAGCAGAGGTCAGCTGCTGCAGAACTCCGGCTCCTAGCAAAGCGGAATGCAAACAACAGGATTTGCATTGCTGAGGCTGGTGCCATTCCCTTACTACTGAGTCTCTTATCTTCATCTGACCTGCGGACTCAAGAACATGCTGTGACTGCACTTCTGAACCTCTCCATACACGAGGATAATAAGGCAAGCATCATTTCCTCAGGTGCTGTGCCGAGCATAGTTCATGTTCTGAAGAATGGCAGCATGCAAGCACGGGAGAATGCTGCAGCTACACTTTTCAGCCTCTCAGTGATCGATGAATACAAAGTAACAATTGGGGGAACCGGGGCTATCCCTGCCCTTGTAGTTCTTTTAAGTGAGGGCAGCCAACGGGGAAAGAAAGACGCCGCAGCAGCTCTATTCAACCTTTGCATTTATCAAGGGAACAAGGGTCGTGCAATACGAGCTGGCCTTGTGCCGCTCATCATGGGGCTGGTGACAAACCCCACAGGAGCTCTTATGGACGAGGCTATGGCAATACTCTCGATATTGTCGAGCCACCCTGAGGGGAAGGCGGCTATTGGTGCAGCGGAGCCAGTTCCTGTTCTTGTGGAGATGATTGGAAGCGGGTCACCAAGGAATAGAGAGAATGCTGCAGCTGTGATGTTACATCTTTGCAGTGGTGAGCAACAACTTGTGCATTTGGCCCGTGCACAAGAGTGCAGAATCATGGTCCCGCTACGGGAGCTGGCCCTGAATGGCACGGAGAGGGGAAAGAGAAAGGCGGTGCTGCTGCTTGAGCGAATGAGCAGATTCCTGGTTCAGCaacaagaggaaaaggaagccCAGCTGCTGGCATCCGCACAGGCCATTCCTCGGATCGCAGAACAGGTCCAAGAGACCGACATCCCTGAACAGTTGGATAGTCCTTCACCTCAATATCCCATGGTCGCATGA
- the LOC120699846 gene encoding dof zinc finger protein DOF5.1-like → MVFSSLPIFLDPPNWGQMQMQQQQQPPLQCLLGGGGGGGGSDHHHLMPPPSGLAPLPGGPADTAASAPAGGNSSSSMQAPAGAGAGAQPRPVVSMAERARLARVPLPEPGTLRCPRCDSTNTKFCYFNNYSLSQPRHFCKACRRYWTRGGALRNVPVGGGCRRNTKRSSKKSSRGGGAGATAATSSSSTTSTSTTATTTSAAMAAAEAIASMQAQLPHLGLPPAAAAAALEASLEGYHHYLPFQMQPQFLQQVGLHGYHFADDGSGVLADGFPRGVVASGLLAQLAAVKMEEHSSGGGGGAVAAHEQSYWPGSTGGGGGWPAEFLSGFSSSSSGNVL, encoded by the exons ATGGTGTTCTCCTCGCTGCCGATCTTCCTAGACCCTCCCAATTGGGGCCAG ATgcagatgcagcagcagcagcagccaccacTCCAGtgtctcctcggcggcggcggcggcggcggcgggagcgaccACCACCACCTGATGCCTCCGCCGTCCGGCCTGGCGCCGCTGCCCGGCGGCCCCGCTGACACGGCGGCGAGCGCTCCGGCGGGCGGCAACTCGTCCTCCTCGATGCAGGCTCCTGCCGGGGCGGGAGCGGGGGCGCAGCCGCGGCCGGTCGTGTCCATGGCCGAGCGCGCCCGGCTGGCGCGCGTGCCGCTGCCGGAGCCCGGCACGCTGCGGTGCCCGCGCTGCGACTCCACCAACACCAAGTTCTGCTACTTCAACAACTACTCGCTCTCGCAGCCGCGCCACTTCTGCAAGGCGTGCCGCCGCTACTggacccgcggcggcgcgctccgcaACGtgcccgtcggcggcggctgccgccgCAACACCAAGCGCTCCAGCAAGAAGtcgtcccgcggcggcggcgcgggtgccaCGGCGGCCACGTCCTCATCGTcgaccacctccacctccaccacggccaccaccacgagcgccgccatggcggcggccgaggccaTCGCCAGCATGCAGGCGCAGCTGCCCCACCTCGGCctcccgcccgccgcggccgccgccgccctggaggCGTCGCTGGAGGGCTACCACCACTACCTGCCTTTCCAGATGCAGCCGCAGTTCCTGCAGCAAGTTGGCCTGCACGGGTACCATTTCGccgacgacggcagcggcgtCCTCGCCGACGGGTTCCCGAGGGGAGTCGTCGCCTCGGGGCTGCTCGCGCAGCTCGCCGCGGTGAAGATGGAGGAGCAcagcagcggaggcggcggaggtgccGTCGCGGCGCATGAGCAGTCGTACTGGCCCggcagcaccggcggcggcggcgggtggccggCGGAGTTCCTGTCAGGGTTCAGCTCGTCTTCTTCAGGGAATGTGTTGTGA